aagagacggTGTGACAGTGGAGGCTGGTATATCAGGGCAAGTGGAGCACTGCCCCTCTAACCTCAGCctaccctcagccagcccccacctgcctactCTCTGACACATTGCCAGTCCAAGGAATGGCACAGCCAACCAGCTACCTTCTCCTTAGGCCCTGGGTTGCCCCTTGTagcactcagcagggaggagggcgACAAAAGTTGCTTTGACTCTAGTTCTGGctgtgcctgtcattggctctggctccacctactgttggcccctccccctgtctTCTGCCTTACCAGTTCAAGTGGGTACCACCCACCTCTGAACATGGCGAGGACGTCTTGGTGCCATGTGCCTCTGTCAACAGGGACCTGCGGCCACTGCTGGCTGCATGTACCTGTATGACATGCCTACTGCTAAAGTGGTGTGTTCAAATCCATGTTGCCATTTTTACATGCAGTTGCCTCTCCTTTCTCTCCACTGGAACTTAGATTGTAAATGCCAAGAAGAGGCTGACCTTTGTTTGCATGTTTCTCTGTACAGCACTGCACACATTAAGGGTGCTATATATAGAATCTCAGCATTGAAAAGAACCTTTTAGTAATTCTCTGTTGATACAAGAAGCCCACTCCTACAGCTTCTCTGATAGGCGGCTAcccagcttctgcttaaaaactgaTCACAAAGGTCAATCCattgctctctgtgtgtttgcataTATTATGTTCTGCTCCTAAAGACCAGCCCTACTCCTTCATGTGTGGTGGAGGACACAATCCCTtccccagtgttgaagcaagattAAGGTCCCAGTCCAGGCCACATCTGCGCCAAATATTGAAAGCACTATGCTGCCAcgttaacagtcatggcttatcccaaagcattctgggaattgtcATTTGTTatgggttctgagagttgttaggagacaccctcttcctctcacagagctgcaggTCCCCAAgtgctttaacaatcaattcACCTTTCCCAGTGAACTCTGAGAGAAGCCCTGGCTGTTAATGtggcaccatagtgctttaaatgtatggtgcagatgtgactCCGGTCAGATCCTGATCTTGGAATTGTGGGAGATGGGGGACAGGTGccctcttgtcctttgcctcagtgAGTAAAAATATTTTGGGCAAGCTGTTGCTCCTAAGTGTTATATATCTTAACAGTTAAAACGTAACCCCTGAAACAGATATACACGCCTCTAGCGGTCAGAAAAGGTGATGCCACGATTTGGGCTAGAAACCTTTTTCCTAGGGGTGACCTTTAAGAGTTCTCTCAGCCCCCCTACTTATTGGGTTTGggttcttctcccccccttcttgtcCTGTTTCCAGTCATCCTTCCGGCCCCTTCACCTCTTTCTCTGACATAAGCTTCTGCTTAGAAAGATGGCCAAGGCACGTCCAGGCTTGGTTCGTAGTGGGGCTTTTTCAGGTGTGTGCCACAGACCTTTTCTGGGGTGTGCCTGCTTGAGGTACGTTGCTTGGCACTCCCTGCATCTTGCTATCAGGGGTTCAGATGCCCGCTTGGCTGACAGGTGGGTTTAAATCCAGCAGAAGCCAAAAGTCCCACCACGCTCAAGTTCTATTCTTAGCCTCAGGATCTGTTTTCAGGACTGGCCAGCGAAcggacacgggggggggggaagagcggTGGACGCTCCCGCAGGCACCACAGAGAGCCCGTTTTGTTCCGTTCCGATGTTGCAGTGCTGCTAAAAACGTGTGCAGAAAAGATGTTGCCTCTGGCTGGGTTTACATTTGGGGCGGGATGGGGTGGGACATGCCGTGCATGGCCTGGGTGTGCTGTGTTGTGCATTTGTGCCGTGAATTGTAAAGGATATGCCCCTGCCGCTCTGTCTTCGCTTGCTTCCTGTTTCGCTTGTTGCTCTTGGGTGTCAGTTTTCCTGACTTAGTTTTCCTGTTGTTCATTCCACAGTCCAAATAAGAGGCTCTCAAGCAAGAAGGTAGCCAGGTACGCTCTGATGTTCCTTTTACTCTCCCTGCGCTTGCTCTCAAAGCCCACTCGGCGGCTTCCTTGCATgagtccgttccccccccccccacgtgtggTGGGGATCACTCTTTCTCCTTCCACCTTCTCTTTTCAGTGACTGCATGAGGgcagtttcttgtttttttcaaaaagaacatCTCCTGAGTAGTTACATCTTTCGGTGTTGCATGCTAGAAGTGCATGTTTGTGGTCTTTGTATGTTTTCTCCTTGTCCCAGAGGGCATGGATGAAGTACTCCTGGAGGCTCTAGTTATATTTTGCTTGGATTTGAGGAGTCTTGCAGTTTGGAGgttgtcattttttttattagtctgctgggggctgggggagaagggggacaCAGTGAACCTGCATTTGCACACTGGGTACAGAGGAGGGGgcttctctcctccctgcagccTGTTTGGTTTCTATGCTGGGTGCACAGGAGGGCCGGATTGCTTGGCCTGCCCTCCATCCACCCTACTCACCAACTGACACGCTGCTCCTTGTTACCAGACTAGCACTTAAATTTGGAAGGCTACCTTCTCTCAGGGGTAAAAGCTGTAAGGCTTCTGCCCAGTGTACCTTGGGAGACTGCTTTCTCCACGTGGGGATCTCCTGTTAAAGCATCTCAGTCATCCACCAGGACGCACTTTGTCTTAATGACTATCCTCTACACATCGGTTGCAAAAAGAACAAAGTGTGAAAAAGGGCATTTTTAGGGCTTCGTCCTGCTTTCGCTCGCTCTCTTCCCCCAGCCCGCCATTATGGACTAGCATCCTGCTGCTGATTTGCCAAAATTCAACCAGAGCATGTGGATACCCATCTGCTGGTCCGCCCTTCGGGACTCATGATTAAACTATGAAAGTTGCACAAGGGGGGTGGGTGTTCTTCACTGGATTAGGTGTTGCTTTTGTTGCCATTTTGGGTCTGGGAAAAGGGGTTAGCTTTAATCAGAgtaacccactgaaattaatggacatgatgaACTTGGTTCCTTTATTTTCAATAGGTCTAATCTGACTAAAACTTAGGGGGATACATCTAAGCAGCTGAAACACCAgcaactccctcccccaaagtaggtgacacacacacacacacacacacacacccctccatctgtttttaaattctatttattacatttatacccaaCCTGAGCCTCTTAagtgaagagagagagggggaccATTTAAAAACTACATGGGAGGGACTACTCACACACCCCTACCCCAAGTGACACCCATGAGAGGTGCCAATGAGATTGGAGCTTTTACTTCACTTTCCTCATTTATTGGAGGGCAGGATGCAGCTCACCAACCCTCTTGCGCTAGCTGGCCAGTGGGACCAGTTTCTTTCCGTCATGCACACTGGTTGGGACAATATTGATTGCCCAGTCACCGCTgtgtcctcctcctgccaccacaGCCAGAGGTAGCTAACATGGCATCCTCCAAATAAATGCTGCTGGGCCCCAACTTCCACCAGCTCCACCTAACCTGGactagtggttagggatgatgggagctatagtccagcaacctctgggtTAGGTTGGCTATCCCTGCCATATGGCCTGGCTCAGATTTAATGGGCCAACAGGAAGGAGGCTGTGCTTGCCATCTTGCAGGGCTTTTCGGATGGCATTTCTTTACCAAACTTGGCGGTATTCCTGGCTATGCCTTGTTTGCAAGAGACAGGTTTTGGCTGTGGAGGGAGATATGGAATGAGGTCCATAGCTTCCAAGCTGGCTGTATATTTTTCATGCTTTCCTTTGGTTCATCAGCAGTGTAACTTTTATTAACCACCTGTAATCTATCATTAACCACCTGTTATTAACCACCCTTCAAACACCACAATGCATTCACAGTCTCTCAGTGCATGAATTTCTGTATTAAGGCTTTGCATGGCGAGTGGGGAAGGAAGAGGTCACCTGAAGCCTGCCTCCTCCTTGTCCTTTGGGTGGAATATTGAACACCCTTTCAGTGATAAAGTGTATTACTAGTTAACAGCTGATAAATGTCTGGCCTGGGTGTCGTGTCATAAAATGATGGCCTTTGGACCACGGGGAGAAGTGTTGAAATGTAAGCAGCCTCCATGGGTGTGGGGGCATAGAAtcgtagcattgtagagttggaagagaccatgagggtcatctagtccaatcccctgcaatgcagcagtaTCAACATGATGGGAGGGCCTGTTTTACCAATTTGCTCTCTGCCTCCCAGCCTGCCTCTTggggaacatagaaagctgccttatgctgagtcgaACCCATTGGTCCACTTGGTTCAGTATGgttctacaccgactggcaggggctccccagggttttaggcagagaGGTTTCCTGCCCCGTACCTGAAGATGTGGGGATTCAGcctggaaacttctgcatgcaaggcaggtgctggcccctgagctacagcccttcgcATGAAGTAGATTAGACTGAAATACAGCCTCTTGCCCAAGGCTGTCTAATAGGCTTTAGAGTGGGTGAGGATTTGAATGTAGGATTCCCAGATGCACACAGGCCACTCCAGCAATTTATCCTGGGACACCCAGCCTGCTAAGTATATATGCTGCAGTGTTGAGCCACGGTCCTTCCTCTTTCATGTTCTTTATTGCTCTTGAGCATGTGTTTTATCTCGCTGCCATGAAGATCTGAAAGAAATTAAGTGGGAGAAAGTCAGATCTTAATCATCTCATATTCCAAAGAGCAAAGGAGAAAAGGTGTGTAAGTGTGGGTACCTGGTAATACGCTATTGTTCTCTTTGCCACCCCACAAAGGTGCCAGACACCCTTGCTCAGCTTAGAGGACTATCGAGGGATCCTGTGGGTGGGCAGGCAGTAGCCTGTGAAACAgaagtgtttggtttttttttaattgagaagTTCAACTCTGGTAGTCAGACAGGGCTTCTGAACTGCACTTGATGATGGAATCCCCTGCAGGAAGGGCAAGGAGCAAGGTGGAAATGTTAACCCATGCACAACTGTGCTAGTTTGGTGTTCTCCTCTGTGATGATGGTCCTTCTAATTGTCTTCTTGCTTTGGATTGGCCTGGTCTGTCTTCGTTACAGGCACCTTCACCAGACAGGAACCCTCCCTCTGGATGTCATGGAGGAACCCTTCCGGAACAACACCGAATGCCTGGAAGAGGACATCACTGATAAGGTGGGTGTGTTTTACAGCTGGAAAGCATTACTGTGTGGAAGCAaatgctttcttctctctctgtctgtctctctgttaAAGATCTGGCTATGTGTCTCCTGATCAGGAGGAGACTAACACAGACCAGTGACTCATACAGAGAGGCAGCAGACACCCTCCTCCCATAAGGGTGTAATGCTGCTGCAGTACTGCTCCAGACAATTTcgggctcccaactcccaccagccccagcctgcatggccactGGGATGCTTTACTTTTTATGTGTTTAGAAAATTTTCTAACCCATCCTCTAttaaaggccacaggttccctatccatgATTACAAGAAGGCCACCCCCCActttcccagctgctgctgctgctgctgtagaccACTGGCTTAGGATATGCAAGTGTCCAGCACCTTAAGGGTTTTGAAACAGCAGCCCTGAGCATTGACTCAAAGAAGGAGCATTCTATTTTTAAATCTCTCCCAAAAGGTGAGGCTTTGGGTATTACAGACTAAGGAGCCCGAGGATGATAATATGATGTTAAGCAAAGGACCATGAAGTGCGGATGAAACAAAGTGTACAACTGGTTAGAGCTGCTTGCTCTTGAATTGGACCAAAACCTCTGGCTTCAGACTGGCTTTCATGCCCTATGGGTGAAGCAGGAAGGACAGGCCTTTTAATGCTTTACTCTCACTGCTCCTTCTGCAGGTGATCTTCCTAGAGAAAAGAGTGACAGAGCTGGAAAAGGACACGGTGGCAAATGGGGAGCAGCACAGCCGCTTAAAGCAGGAAAACCTACAGCTGGTGCACAGGTAAAAAGCGGGTGGGAGGGAGGTTGGGCTTGCATGACAGGTGTCAGCTTTGAGACGAGCCTGTCTCTGTGTTCAGAAATGGCATGTGACACAGTTGTGTGGAATGACAGGGCTTGAGACACCGTCCTATCAATTGTTAGTAGAATTTACTTTATCATGCTCTGTTATTTAGCTGGCGGAGACAATGAAAAAGAGGAGAACTGGTTCTGGTTTGGGGTGTATAAAAGCATCAAGGTCAACTCACTGTTCTATTTTCCTCTATACTCAGTataatttttctcttttatttagtTATTGTGGTTCACTATTTTGGTAAGGCCTGTTAGGGTCCATGACAGCTATAGAAGTTGATCAACTTATAAAGcaggggacccctggtttaaacaaaGAAATTAGGCCAATGCTCAGATCTTTGGGTGGGGGATATGATTCAGCCAATATTGTGAGGATAGGGTGTGCAGTTTGTGGATTTCATTATGGGCCTCATGCTTCCCCTCCATGCCCCAGTAATTTGGgtgtggtgtgcatgtgtgccaTTTCAAATAGAATACTTCCTATTTATTTAAGCACAATTTCTGTGTTTCTAAGCATTTACAAAGAACTACCTGAAATAGTAAGCAAATAATATTGATAGTAAAAACAAACTTAATGTAGTATTTTGTCTGAAATGACCCCTATACCAAATGTTTTTTTCCTTCATTTGTGTGTATAATGCGTTTTCGCCTAAACAGTTGTGCTCCAGGGGGAGTTGCCCTGTGGAGTGTCAGCCACTGAACTCCACAACCTTTCTGTGTCTCCACAGAGCGAATGCCCTGGAGGAGCAGCTGAAAGAGCAGGAGCTGAAATCGGATGAGGTCCTCATGGATGAAATTCGGAAACAGCGGGAGCTGCTGAGCAAGATGGAGCGGGAGAAGAGCATTGAGATCGAGAACCTCCAAGCCCGGTATGGTTGGGAAATGCATGGAGACTCTGCTTAGGCACATCCTTACTCGGGGTCATCCAGTTACATTCACTGGCGGAAAATTCAGCACATAAAAAAGGAAGCCCTTAGTCGTACAACATATAGTTaacatgtgttgttgttggtggtgggggGCTGCATTCCTCTTTGGAAAGCCTTCCAGGGGTTCACATGCCCAGGGGTGGTTGGGACAAGAGCTaaaggtgggcagagcaacagatgtAAATTTTAGGCTTTGTACAGTTATTTACACTCTCACACACgtctctattctccatccaggcaagcgagAAGCAAGATCAGGGTTCAAGGGCACATGAGGCCAGccaaggccagtgaggggtgtggcctggggagagtcacaagggccaggcagagaggcctcctgCTTGCAGGGATGGCAATACATTTCCAAGCTTATGCTTGTTTCTGTGAACTGCAGGATACAACAGCTGGATGATGAGAATGGCGAACTTCGGTCCTGCGTCCCTTGCCTGAGAGCCAATATTGAGAGGCTAGAGGAGGTGAGGTGCCTCTGCCGGGCAGAGATTTCTGTAATATGCCTCTGTGTACCTGGACCAGAACTTCTCAGCGGTAAAGAAAAATGCATATGGCTCTATGTTTCAGTGACACAGCATTAATTATCCCACCGTGACTCAGCATCCTTGCCTTCACAGCAAGCTGTGCTCAGTTTGCTCTTGCCAGAGGTGCTTTGCACCAGCTTTAGGTCATGCACTTATGCAAATCTCTGATTATTTGCCTCCCCTGATGTCAAATACTAGCCTTTCTATGAATGCGAGCCTAGGCTGCCTTGTAACTTCAAACCTGTCACTTTCAGACTCCAATCCTTATGTTTACTTACCTTgtagtaaaccccactgaatataGCAGGGATTTCTttggagtaaatatgcatagaaatGTATGATGTATCTCATGTGGTTTGCTATAGCGGTTatcctaagacaggcatccccaaactgcggccctccagatgttttggcctacaactcccatgatccctagctaacaggaccagtggtcggggaagatggggattgtagtccaaaacatctggagggccgaagtttgggaatgcctgtcctaagatttctctttctctcatatgATCAGGAGGAAGGGTAAATTGGAGGGATTGTGATTAGATTTTGGCTTAATTTTTGCAGGGGCAAGGGGTGGGTCACCTGTAATCCAAGATACAAAACATAGTCCAAGTGAGTGAGACTTTTATTTTGGGATGCAGGCTACAAGTGTTCAGCTCCTTCagatggaagggaagggaagggaaggagaggaaaggagagaagggaatTTTGTAGCTGGTAATTGGTGATTTTCAAGTAGAGTTTGTATCCaagtacagggtgagtcttttaaaagaggcccagtggaacatgtgtactctgtatccatggAGCCtctttaaaggactcaccctgtatatactGTAACTGGGCAATTAACATTGTATATGAATTCTATAATTTTATACAAAATGGGCAATATGTGAGATTTTGCACAGATGGATTTCCCTTGGTATCAAAACCAGACGTTCTGACACCTTGTTTCAAATGTTAGCTAATAGTATATACCTTCAGTTTTTGTCCTTTTAACTTGAGAACAATGGTTTCtggatgatatatttttttaaaagaaaggttcCATGTTTAGAAATCTACACTTTTATTTGTTCTGTGATTTTCAATCAAAGAGgctatttttgtcctgctttttggAAGCTTAATTTTGCTGCATTGTTGAATACTCTTAGGGTATTGAGTTGCAGTTAGGCTTCTAGTTGCTAATTGTTACTGGGAGCAAATAATTGTTTTGGTTAGATATTGAAAACTGGTAGCTATTCCATCAAGCATATCTGGTCAACATTTTAGAGAATGCTGAAAAAGACAAGCTGATAGTTGTGGTAAGAACTCATCTCAGCAAGTTCTTTGCCGCTAGCTAGAAACTTAATAGAAGAAGAAGTTGTCACTttattctaccctgtttctcatattttaagacatacccataaaataagccatagcaggatttttaagcattcaaggaatataagccataccccgaaaataaggcatagtgataggcgcagcagcaatgccggccgcggcaggaggaggaggaaaaaaataagacatcccttgaaaataagccatagtgtgtttttttaaggaaaaaataaatataagacgtgtcttataatatgagaaacacggtacttaataAGACATCAGTTTCTATAAATCTTTAATGAGGGTTATGAAGACCAAGAGCATACAACAATCTCGTAAAGCAGTCCAGTGTTACCTTCATATTACAGATGTGGGTGGGGTGACAAAGCTGAGAGGAAGAGATGCCTAAGGCCCTCTATTACATCCATGTTTGGCCAAGGGGTCTCCCACTTTTGCTGACCCTATGAGGAGAGTTTCAAGCAGCATCCATAATAATAAAACCCAACCCATCACATGTGTTACCTTGTGCATTTCTAACCCCTTTGCCTCGCTTAAAGCAGGTTTCTTATGTTCCTTGCTTGTTGCCATCCTGCCCTCTAGTGGCAGGCCAATGTTTTTAGTTGCCAACACAAATTCTGACATGGCTGGCTGTGGGCTCCTCCTCAAGTCTGCTCTCAGCATCATGAACTGCTTGTGGACAGTGTGTCAGCTCAAACAGCCCTGAATTGGATACCAATGTTGTGTATTTTGGGATACAGGGATATTAACTGAGCTTGGTAGCAATCAGTCCTGCAGTGTCCCTTTTCCAAGTGAATGAAGGCATTGGGTCTTGCTAGACTTCAGATGTGCTTGGAAGAGGCGAGAGTGTTGGGAGGGTCACAGTTTCATTTCCCTGGCTTTCTTTCAGGAGAAGCAGAAGTTGCTAGACGAGATAGAAGACCTCACAATGCAGCTCaatgaggagcaggagaacaagaaGAAGTTGGGAGACAAGCTGACCCACGAGAGGCACCAGTTCCAAAAGGACAAGGAATCTACCCAGGAGGTGAGCAGAGTCTGCTGGCTTCCAGAGGGGGACTGCACCATGGGGCACTCCCTTCCATCCAgcctcatccccacccccagatATCTCACTCTTCTTCTGACTagattatttgtatttattaaatttgtatacagtacatTGTTATCAGTACCGAGGCATTTGTGCCTTTTGCCTTGCACACCTAGTGCACCAGACCATTTACCCCCTTGCACTAAAGAGTCGCTCTGTATGGGCTAGTGCTCTTGGGCGATAGTCCTCCAAGTAAAGCTTGGAGGCCTCCCTTGCCTTGCAGTTGATCGAGGACCTCAGGAAACAGCTGGAGCACCTGCAGCTCTTCAAGCTGGAAGCAGAACAGCGAaggggcaggagcagcagcataGGCCTCCAGGAATACAACAGCCGGACGCGGGAGACAGAACTGGAGCAAGAGATCAGGCGGCTCAAGCAGGTACTTGAGCTTCCCTTACAAACTTCCTTGTGATTGTGTGTTCACTGgcccagtggtggtggtggtggggtcttcCAACTGGTAGCAAAGCCATGGCCTGCTTTTGGCCATAGCTGGATTGGGCACTGGGAGGAGAGAGCATTGTGGGTCTCAGTGTAGCTCTACTGGCCCTGCATTTGAGAGACTGGTTCAAACTAAATGCAAGaggatgctttaaaaaatgtgctggCTGGAACAACTAAAGGTCAGGTGTTGGGCGGAGAGAAGTCAAACTAAATGGGCAAGTTTATAACTAAACTGTTGTATCTTTGGTTCTTAAACCATTATTGTGCCCTTAGGATTTGGTATGTTGGCTAAGCAGAACGATTGTGCACTCATTAATCATATACACTTCTCCTAGTGGTATGCTAAAATAATCATTCCAGGGCACATTATACTTAAACTTAGATCTTCTGCCATTTACAGATCTTTTACAGATTGTAGGTGCCAAGTAATGCCATCCACATATTTGCAGAGCATATCTAGATGGTCAGCTTCTTTATAAGGCATCCCACTGCAGGatcaaaaatgcatttactaCATTAAAGATATAGCTTGCTATTTATTCTGCAGACTCGGGGGAATATTTTTTGTCAAGCTTTATTTTATATTACCTGGATGAAGCATGTCAGGATGTTGTGGGCACAGTTGTTATTGGAGAACCAATTTTATATTACTTATATGGTGGGCATTGTGACAGCTGCCAGGAAATTATGACCATGCATCTGAATTAATTTTATAATCATTTTTAATTCAGCTGAGGTTTATGAAGTCATATCCAATGCACTCGTGCAGCAGACTTGCATGCGCTCAGTGCAGTTTtctcttcctgtcctctcttctaCAGCACCCCATGTGTcatcaaaatctgctctggggggttgggggacgcacgaggggaggagagaaagagcccCATCGCACAGGCAAATCAATGCACGGGGAGCATTAGATAGAACTCATGGCACATATGTTTTAGTTTTGAATGATATTTATGTGTGCTGTCAGTTTGTGGCATGAATGGATGTGAGGTTTGCAAAGGCTACATGAAAGTGTATCACAAAGACCGCCAGTCAGAATTCTGAACTGGGTGGTGGGCATCTGCAGTAAGACAGCTTCACACATTTGTTCATAGTGGAAGGAGCTGGTAGTGATAACAGTTGCAACATTTTGGGTTTCTTTTTGCCAACAGGATAACCGAAACTTGAAGGAACAGAATGATGAGCTGAATGGGCAGATCATAAACCTCAGTATTCAAGGCGCCAAGAACCtcttctctgcttccttctctgaATCTCTGGCTGCAGAAATCAGCTCCGTCTCCAGAGATGAGGTACTGTAGGAGGGTCTGCGGGAGA
The Zootoca vivipara chromosome 14, rZooViv1.1, whole genome shotgun sequence DNA segment above includes these coding regions:
- the RAB11FIP3 gene encoding rab11 family-interacting protein 3 isoform X8, with amino-acid sequence MGSESTYSECETFTDEDTSTLVHHEMHDEVETDSAIDSAVHSEFTDPIEEPENGSHPHDLPLTSDINNHSIVTVLSGEEHFEDYGEGNEVDLFSDSLCNGESGFSSSSFLSPSTNPLAAKLHSIITDEAFEFYCTQCHKQINRLEDLSARLNDLEMNSPNKRLSSKKVARHLHQTGTLPLDVMEEPFRNNTECLEEDITDKVIFLEKRVTELEKDTVANGEQHSRLKQENLQLVHRANALEEQLKEQELKSDEVLMDEIRKQRELLSKMEREKSIEIENLQARIQQLDDENGELRSCVPCLRANIERLEEEKQKLLDEIEDLTMQLNEEQENKKKLGDKLTHERHQFQKDKESTQELIEDLRKQLEHLQLFKLEAEQRRGRSSSIGLQEYNSRTRETELEQEIRRLKQDNRNLKEQNDELNGQIINLSIQGAKNLFSASFSESLAAEISSVSRDELMEAIQKQEEINFRLQDYIDRIIVAIMETNPSILEVK
- the RAB11FIP3 gene encoding rab11 family-interacting protein 3 isoform X7, which gives rise to MHLLPQGESCAARIQTRRVKDLTQFLDPAGLGVISFEDFYRGISAIRNGAVPDSQLCTMGYAHDEPPSACPDEFDDFVTFEANEVTDSAYMGSESTYSECETFTDEDTSTLVHHEMHDEVETDSAIDSAVHSEFTDPIEEPENGSHPHDLPLTSDINNHSIVTVLSGEEHFEDYGEGNEVDLFSDSLCNGESGFSSSSFLSPSTNPLAAKLHSIITDEAFEFYCTQCHKQINRLEDLSARLNDLEMNSPNKRLSSKKVARHLHQTGTLPLDVMEEPFRNNTECLEEDITDKVIFLEKRVTELEKDTVANGEQHSRLKQENLQLVHRANALEEQLKEQELKSDEVLMDEIRKQRELLSKMEREKSIEIENLQARIQQLDDENGELRSCVPCLRANIERLEEEKQKLLDEIEDLTMQLNEEQENKKKLGDKLTHERHQFQKDKESTQELIEDLRKQLEHLQLFKLEAEQRRGRSSSIGLQEYNSRTRETELEQEIRRLKQDNRNLKEQNDELNGQIINLSIQGAKNLFSASFSESLAAEISSVSRDELMEAIQKQEEINFRLQDYIDRIIVAIMETNPSILEVK